The proteins below come from a single Clupea harengus chromosome 21, Ch_v2.0.2, whole genome shotgun sequence genomic window:
- the cd247 gene encoding T-cell surface glycoprotein CD3 zeta chain produces MAWQTTGAILLMVLVIPSAEAALDLYDPRICYVLDGFLMFYGVAITALLIREKCFRPKTPEGQDDPTYQTLGQKGDNSYGEIQRKDVESGQNRTRKQQTDDSTYSGLVNRTEDPYGKIHAQKERRRQRDDQVYQGLSTGTKDTYDSLHMQPRHKPSH; encoded by the exons ATGGCCTGGCAAACAACTGGCGCAATTCTTCTTATGGTCTTGGTGATCCCTTCTGCAG AGGCAGCATTGGACCTGTATGACCCCAGGATCTGTTACGTGCTTGATGGCTTTCTCATGTTCTACGGCGTCGCAATTACAGCCCTCCTGATTCGAGAGAAG TGTTTCAGGCCAAAGACCCCCGAAGGACAAGATGACCCGACGTACCAA acCCTAGGGCAGAAAGGTGATAATAGTTATGGAGAAATACAACGTAAAGATGTGGAGAGTGGGCAGAACCGA ACACGTAAGCAGCAAACTGACGACAGCACCTACTCG gGCTTGGTGAACCGCACAGAGGACCCTTACGGGAAGATCCATGCGCAGAAAGAA CGTCGACGTCAGAGAGATGACCAGGTGTACCAG GGCTTGAGCACGGGCACTAAAGACACGTATGACAGCCTGCACATGCAGCCACGCCACAAACCCTCGCACTAA